From one Nitrospirota bacterium genomic stretch:
- the gap gene encoding type I glyceraldehyde-3-phosphate dehydrogenase: MAVRVGINGFGRIGRAVLRASLDDPDLEFVAINDLTDAKTLAHLLKYDSVHGRLAASVEAKDGSIVVGGREVAVLALKDPAELPWKRLGVEIVIESTGRFEDRPSASKHLEAGAAKVIISAPAKNPDLTVVLGVNEDRYDPATHHILSNASCTTNCLAPLAKVLHESFTIKRGLMTTIHSYTNDQRLLDLPHKDLRRARAANLSMIPTSTGAARAIGEVLPALKGKLDGMAIRVPTPNVSVVDLVAEVARPATERDVNAALRAAADGPLKGILAYTEDLTVSIDHNGSTYSSIVDAALTRVIDNGLVKVCAWYDNEWGYSCRVRDLVKFVARRMGTRLAHTAA, encoded by the coding sequence ATGGCAGTTCGAGTCGGTATCAACGGGTTCGGGCGTATCGGGCGGGCCGTGCTCCGCGCGTCGCTGGATGATCCGGATCTCGAATTCGTCGCGATCAATGACCTGACCGACGCCAAAACCCTCGCCCACCTGCTCAAATACGATTCGGTTCACGGCCGGTTGGCCGCCTCCGTGGAAGCCAAAGACGGTTCGATCGTGGTGGGCGGTCGCGAGGTCGCGGTGTTGGCCCTCAAAGACCCCGCCGAGCTCCCCTGGAAGAGACTGGGGGTGGAGATTGTCATTGAATCGACCGGGCGGTTCGAAGATCGTCCCTCGGCCTCAAAGCACCTGGAGGCGGGGGCAGCTAAAGTGATTATTTCCGCTCCGGCGAAAAACCCCGACCTGACGGTGGTGCTCGGCGTCAATGAAGACCGCTACGATCCCGCGACACACCACATCCTGTCCAATGCCTCCTGCACGACCAATTGCCTGGCTCCGCTCGCCAAGGTGCTGCACGAGAGCTTCACGATCAAACGGGGGTTGATGACGACCATTCATTCGTACACCAACGACCAGCGGTTGCTCGATCTCCCGCACAAGGATCTGCGACGCGCCCGCGCCGCGAATTTGTCCATGATTCCGACCTCGACCGGCGCGGCGCGCGCCATCGGCGAGGTGCTCCCCGCGCTCAAAGGCAAGCTGGACGGTATGGCGATTCGCGTGCCGACCCCGAACGTGTCCGTGGTGGATTTGGTGGCCGAGGTCGCCAGGCCCGCCACCGAACGCGACGTCAACGCCGCCCTGCGCGCGGCCGCTGACGGCCCGCTCAAGGGGATCCTCGCGTACACCGAGGATCTCACCGTGTCGATCGATCACAACGGCAGCACCTACTCCTCGATCGTGGACGCGGCGCTGACGCGCGTGATCGACAACGGGTTGGTCAAGGTCTGCGCGTGGTACGACAACGAGTGGGGCTATTCGTGTCGTGTGCGCGACCTGGTGAAATTCGTCGCGCGCCGGATGGGAACCCGCCTGGCCCACACCGCGGCATGA
- a CDS encoding phosphoglycerate kinase encodes MNLHKQTIDDLDLRAKRVFIRADFNVPLDENLNITDDTRIRSTLPTINHAIDEGAKVILASHLGRPKGKPDPRYSLAPVAKRLQRFLKKDVQFVPDCVGTSVEDAVARMRPGDVALLENLRFHPGEETNDDGFAKSLARLADIYVNDAFGTVHRNHASVTGITKFVPTAAAGFLLKKEIEYLEGAVANPTRPFVAVLGGAKVSGKLGVINNLQKKVDKVIIGGGMAFTFFKAYGVEVGNSLVEPEMIPVAIEMHETARAGGVKFYLPVDCVVATGMEPGAETKIVPVQEIPKGWTALDIGPASVRLFTEALANAKTILWNGPMGVFEMDAYSRGTFAVAHAVANAYALTIVGGGDTALAVHRAGESENISFISTGGGAALQLLEGKPLPGLVALPDREA; translated from the coding sequence ATGAACCTCCACAAACAAACGATCGACGACCTCGATTTGCGCGCCAAGCGCGTGTTCATTCGGGCGGACTTCAACGTCCCGCTCGACGAGAACCTGAACATCACCGACGACACGCGGATCCGCTCCACCCTGCCCACCATCAACCACGCCATCGACGAAGGCGCCAAGGTCATTCTCGCGTCCCACCTGGGGCGCCCCAAGGGCAAGCCGGACCCGCGATACAGTCTCGCGCCGGTGGCCAAACGTCTGCAACGGTTTCTGAAAAAGGACGTGCAGTTCGTGCCCGACTGCGTGGGCACGTCGGTGGAAGACGCGGTGGCCCGGATGCGGCCCGGGGACGTCGCGCTGCTGGAGAACCTGCGGTTTCATCCCGGGGAAGAGACCAACGACGACGGCTTCGCCAAGTCGCTCGCGCGGTTGGCCGACATCTACGTCAACGACGCGTTCGGCACGGTGCACCGCAACCACGCGTCGGTCACCGGCATCACCAAGTTCGTCCCGACCGCGGCGGCTGGATTCCTGCTGAAAAAAGAGATCGAATACCTCGAGGGCGCGGTCGCCAATCCCACGCGCCCGTTTGTCGCCGTGCTCGGCGGCGCGAAGGTGTCCGGCAAACTCGGCGTGATCAACAATCTTCAGAAGAAGGTGGACAAGGTCATTATCGGCGGAGGGATGGCGTTTACGTTCTTCAAAGCCTACGGCGTGGAAGTCGGCAACTCGTTGGTGGAGCCGGAGATGATACCGGTCGCGATCGAGATGCACGAAACAGCTCGCGCCGGCGGAGTCAAGTTCTACCTGCCGGTCGACTGCGTGGTGGCCACCGGGATGGAGCCCGGCGCCGAGACCAAGATCGTTCCGGTCCAGGAAATCCCCAAGGGCTGGACCGCGCTGGACATCGGTCCGGCTTCGGTCCGTCTGTTCACCGAGGCGTTGGCCAACGCCAAAACCATCCTCTGGAACGGGCCGATGGGGGTGTTCGAGATGGATGCCTACTCGCGAGGCACGTTCGCCGTGGCCCACGCGGTCGCGAACGCCTACGCGCTCACGATCGTGGGGGGCGGCGATACCGCGCTCGCCGTCCACCGCGCCGGCGAGTCCGAGAACATCTCCTTCATCTCCACCGGCGGCGGCGCCGCGCTGCAGTTGCTGGAGGGCAAGCCGCTTCCCGGGCTGGTGGCGCTCCCGGATCGCGAAGCCTGA
- the tpiA gene encoding triose-phosphate isomerase, producing MAPSPAQPPLVIANWKMHKTVAEGVAAVEALRGRPDLLAAVDVVLAPPATALDAVHRAMAGSRLALAAQNCHWEASGAYTGEIAVSQLADVGCAYGLVGHSERRQNFGETNEHARRKTASLLAAGLTPVLCVGETFAERRAGKTEQVVAEQVSIAVQGLTPAQAERLVVAYEPVWAIGSGKAATPAEAAAVHRFVRQLLTHDYGAAAGAIRILYGGSVSPETIGGLLAQSDINGALVGGASLNTTTFIGILERAAQRESGAPPVASNRVTPTPARSFA from the coding sequence ATGGCGCCCTCCCCCGCGCAGCCTCCGTTGGTCATCGCCAATTGGAAAATGCACAAGACCGTGGCCGAGGGTGTGGCCGCGGTGGAAGCGCTCCGGGGTCGGCCCGACCTGTTGGCCGCGGTGGACGTGGTCCTGGCCCCGCCCGCCACGGCGCTCGACGCGGTTCACCGGGCCATGGCCGGAAGCCGACTGGCACTCGCCGCTCAAAACTGTCATTGGGAAGCGTCCGGCGCGTATACCGGGGAAATCGCGGTGTCGCAGCTCGCCGACGTGGGCTGCGCATACGGTCTGGTGGGACATTCCGAGCGCCGACAGAACTTCGGCGAGACCAACGAACACGCGCGGCGAAAAACCGCCTCGCTCCTCGCCGCCGGGCTCACCCCGGTATTGTGCGTGGGCGAGACCTTTGCCGAACGCAGGGCCGGCAAGACCGAACAGGTGGTGGCGGAGCAGGTGTCGATCGCGGTACAAGGCTTGACGCCCGCGCAGGCGGAGCGCCTGGTGGTGGCCTACGAGCCGGTGTGGGCGATCGGGTCGGGCAAAGCCGCCACTCCGGCCGAGGCCGCCGCGGTGCACCGTTTCGTGCGACAGTTGCTCACCCACGACTACGGCGCGGCCGCGGGCGCCATCCGCATCCTGTACGGCGGGAGCGTGTCGCCGGAAACCATCGGCGGCCTGTTGGCGCAATCCGACATCAACGGCGCGCTGGTGGGTGGAGCCAGTCTCAACACCACGACGTTTATCGGCATACTCGAACGGGCGGCGCAACGGGAGTCGGGGGCGCCGCCGGTGGCATCGAATCGCGTGACCCCGACACCCGCAAGGAGCTTTGCATGA
- the secG gene encoding preprotein translocase subunit SecG: protein MTVLIIIVHVLVSLIMIGVILLQAGKGAEIGAAFGGSSQTIFGSRGATTFLSKMTIVAATLFMLTSMSLSVLSKGRSVASSIVDSLPPTATTPAPAQTPASDGAAESAPPAAPGEPTAPATP from the coding sequence ATGACGGTGTTGATCATCATTGTCCACGTGCTCGTTAGCCTGATCATGATCGGCGTGATTCTCTTGCAGGCCGGAAAAGGCGCGGAAATCGGCGCCGCCTTCGGCGGTTCCAGCCAAACCATCTTTGGGAGCCGCGGCGCCACCACGTTTCTGAGCAAGATGACGATCGTCGCCGCGACGCTGTTCATGCTCACGTCGATGAGCCTCTCGGTCCTGTCAAAGGGGCGCTCCGTGGCTTCGTCGATCGTCGACTCGCTGCCGCCGACCGCCACGACTCCGGCTCCGGCCCAAACCCCGGCCTCGGACGGCGCCGCCGAAAGCGCGCCTCCGGCCGCCCCCGGCGAACCAACCGCACCCGCCACCCCATGA
- a CDS encoding S8 family serine peptidase — MRSPAVALTLVAAVLAIGAARQALGASIDPLLLPVLSGQSTPQVLGLAAGAAAQDGTGESLLSVTLRFSGSFDGLRSLGIRFGGVLGDVATADVSVTQLRQLASHPDVRSIQAARRLDLQLDVSGGQAHTAVDLVRMRDGDGWSLTSHTGRGVLIGIMDTGVDLRHDDFLKPDGSTRVVAVWDQSTAVGRPPRGFSYGAECTVSQINARDCPQVDRNGHGTHVAGIAAGDGSATSRDQTAYRYIGMAPEADLVVVKMADLTTARAIDGLSYLKSKATELGKPIVVNLSFGSTLGPHDGTSDLEQAVNAFTVRDDGLGAVAVVAAGNEGQTVEGNPLHAVGCFQMGPSPPACPSGVAALSGADPAAVGFVVPDGTTSVFLEVWYPGSATLGVRVSEPAACATATASLNGSPIVTASTPCGSIVIAAGDTNSVNGDRSNIVALTSPSQLTGGIWSLAITGDSLPATSATRFDVWPDAEPSDHNPVFNRLGDPGTTLIMPAAAAEAITAAPYVSKTSWVSLIAGCCALPLSHGTLNTLASYASRGPLRPCTTCAAPSPKPDLAAPGVVITSSFSSRIPDDPALDAQVDPDRLHYALEGSSMAAPQVAGAAALLLQVNPTLTAPQVKAYLKNSVSSPLGTGPFPIERWGQGRLNVQAAIAAMKAAGDDPPPAKPTGLRVTSVRSQRVAITWDASPDLDLQYYRVQRTDSSGVMVPIASRLPATATTFEDIPDDHLLLNDGITDMTNEAVYTYTVQAVDISDQESPPSDPLPAVPTAGEGSVGLCFIATAAYGSPWHPHVTSLRVFRDRHLRPHAVGRAAIAAYEAISPPLARFIAPHPTLRAAARVALTPLVLSIERPRTSAAILGIALLGALGVWLRRRSRRP, encoded by the coding sequence ATGAGGTCACCCGCCGTCGCGCTGACGCTGGTCGCGGCTGTCCTAGCGATCGGCGCGGCCCGGCAGGCCCTGGGAGCCTCGATCGATCCGTTGCTGCTTCCGGTCCTGTCGGGACAATCCACGCCTCAGGTGCTGGGGTTGGCTGCCGGCGCTGCGGCTCAGGACGGGACCGGAGAATCACTCCTGTCCGTCACCCTGCGCTTCTCCGGGAGTTTCGATGGCCTTCGCAGCTTGGGCATCCGCTTCGGCGGGGTGCTGGGCGACGTCGCGACCGCGGATGTCTCGGTGACCCAGCTCCGTCAGCTCGCGTCCCATCCAGACGTTCGGTCGATCCAAGCGGCAAGACGCTTGGACCTCCAACTGGACGTCAGCGGGGGCCAAGCCCATACCGCCGTGGACCTCGTTCGCATGCGAGACGGGGATGGATGGAGCCTAACCAGTCACACCGGTCGCGGCGTGCTGATCGGCATCATGGATACCGGCGTTGACCTGCGGCACGATGATTTTCTCAAACCCGACGGGAGCACTCGGGTCGTTGCGGTGTGGGACCAGTCCACCGCGGTCGGGAGACCCCCGCGCGGATTTTCGTACGGCGCCGAGTGTACGGTGTCGCAAATCAACGCGCGGGACTGCCCGCAGGTCGACCGCAACGGTCACGGGACGCACGTCGCGGGCATTGCCGCCGGCGACGGGTCGGCCACCAGCCGCGATCAAACCGCGTACCGTTACATCGGGATGGCGCCCGAGGCCGATCTGGTGGTGGTCAAAATGGCCGATCTGACCACCGCGCGAGCCATCGACGGACTCAGCTACCTGAAGAGCAAAGCCACGGAGCTCGGGAAACCCATCGTGGTCAACCTCAGTTTCGGCTCCACGTTGGGCCCCCACGACGGAACCTCGGATCTGGAACAAGCCGTGAACGCGTTTACGGTGCGGGACGATGGCCTGGGCGCGGTGGCGGTCGTGGCCGCCGGCAACGAGGGTCAGACGGTCGAAGGCAATCCGCTCCACGCCGTAGGGTGTTTTCAAATGGGGCCATCGCCTCCGGCCTGCCCCAGCGGCGTCGCCGCGTTGTCCGGCGCCGATCCGGCAGCCGTCGGTTTCGTGGTGCCCGACGGGACGACGTCGGTCTTTTTGGAGGTCTGGTACCCGGGCTCTGCCACGCTCGGGGTCAGGGTGAGCGAGCCCGCAGCGTGCGCCACCGCCACGGCGTCGCTGAACGGCTCTCCCATCGTCACCGCCTCGACTCCGTGCGGGAGCATCGTCATTGCCGCCGGGGATACCAACAGCGTGAACGGAGACCGCAGCAATATCGTCGCCCTGACGAGCCCATCCCAACTCACCGGGGGCATCTGGAGTCTGGCGATCACAGGAGACAGCCTGCCGGCCACCAGCGCCACGCGGTTCGACGTGTGGCCGGACGCAGAGCCGTCCGACCATAACCCGGTGTTCAACAGGCTGGGCGACCCGGGGACGACCCTCATCATGCCCGCCGCGGCGGCCGAAGCCATTACGGCGGCGCCGTACGTGAGCAAGACGTCGTGGGTCTCGCTCATTGCGGGGTGTTGCGCGCTGCCCCTGTCACACGGCACGCTGAACACCCTGGCGTCCTACGCCAGCCGGGGTCCCCTACGCCCCTGTACGACCTGCGCCGCTCCGTCGCCGAAACCGGATCTTGCGGCCCCGGGCGTGGTGATCACGTCCAGCTTCTCCTCCCGCATTCCGGATGATCCCGCTCTTGACGCCCAAGTCGACCCCGACCGGCTGCACTACGCCCTCGAAGGCTCCAGCATGGCCGCGCCCCAGGTCGCAGGCGCGGCCGCCTTATTGCTCCAAGTCAATCCCACCCTGACCGCCCCCCAGGTCAAGGCGTACCTCAAGAACAGCGTGTCGTCCCCGCTCGGAACAGGGCCGTTTCCGATCGAGCGGTGGGGCCAAGGACGGCTCAACGTGCAGGCCGCCATCGCCGCGATGAAAGCCGCGGGGGACGACCCTCCGCCCGCCAAGCCCACGGGGCTTCGGGTCACGTCGGTACGCAGCCAACGCGTGGCGATTACATGGGACGCCAGTCCAGATTTGGATCTCCAGTACTATCGGGTGCAGCGGACGGATTCGAGTGGGGTGATGGTTCCGATCGCAAGCCGGTTGCCTGCCACCGCAACGACGTTCGAAGACATTCCAGACGACCATCTTCTCCTCAATGACGGCATCACGGATATGACGAACGAGGCTGTCTACACCTACACCGTCCAAGCCGTGGATATCAGCGACCAGGAAAGCCCGCCGTCAGACCCGCTCCCGGCCGTACCCACCGCCGGGGAGGGATCCGTGGGCTTGTGTTTCATCGCCACCGCCGCATACGGCAGCCCGTGGCATCCGCACGTGACGTCGCTGCGCGTCTTTCGTGACCGCCACTTGCGGCCGCACGCGGTGGGGCGCGCCGCGATCGCCGCGTACGAAGCGATCAGTCCTCCCCTGGCTCGGTTCATCGCGCCCCATCCCACGCTGCGGGCCGCGGCCCGCGTTGCGCTCACGCCCCTCGTGCTCTCGATCGAGCGTCCGCGGACCTCGGCCGCCATTCTGGGGATCGCTCTTCTGGGCGCCCTCGGGGTCTGGCTTCGCCGTCGCTCACGCCGGCCGTGA
- a CDS encoding oxidoreductase, which translates to MTRIAASDQPAVAMRIAAIEPQGVEELRSVRLVAASDTAPDFDFIPGQFLHIRTPSGDASYFAIASAPGHAYYEVLVKRAQGASRELFGLPVGASVQVVGPQGKGFPLAGYDGFDVLLMGVGTGIAPLRSLVGWALARQREFGRLTLLYGVLTPPHCCYRNDFATWLTAGVDARVTVTSTAGCSWSGPVGFVQDLLPTLRIDPHRTVACLVGMKEMVQANTERLRELGLPAERILLNF; encoded by the coding sequence GTGACACGCATCGCGGCCAGCGACCAACCCGCGGTGGCTATGCGGATCGCGGCGATCGAGCCCCAAGGAGTCGAAGAGCTTCGGTCCGTGCGCCTGGTGGCGGCGTCCGACACCGCGCCCGATTTCGACTTTATCCCGGGCCAGTTCCTCCATATCCGAACACCCTCCGGAGACGCCTCGTATTTCGCCATCGCCTCCGCGCCCGGGCACGCGTACTACGAGGTGCTGGTCAAACGAGCCCAGGGCGCATCGCGGGAACTGTTTGGTCTCCCGGTCGGGGCCTCGGTGCAGGTCGTCGGGCCCCAAGGAAAGGGCTTCCCGCTCGCGGGTTATGACGGCTTCGATGTGCTGTTGATGGGGGTCGGAACCGGCATTGCTCCGCTCCGCTCGCTGGTCGGCTGGGCGCTCGCGCGGCAGCGGGAATTCGGCCGTCTCACCCTGCTGTATGGCGTGCTGACCCCGCCGCATTGTTGTTACCGCAACGACTTTGCGACCTGGTTGACGGCCGGCGTTGACGCGCGGGTGACCGTCACGTCAACGGCCGGCTGTTCATGGAGCGGTCCGGTGGGATTCGTCCAAGATCTGCTGCCGACCCTTCGCATCGACCCGCATCGAACGGTTGCGTGCCTGGTGGGAATGAAAGAGATGGTGCAGGCCAACACCGAACGCCTGCGAGAACTCGGGCTGCCGGCCGAACGCATCCTGCTCAATTTCTGA
- the cobO gene encoding cob(I)yrinic acid a,c-diamide adenosyltransferase, with product MAGPQTPPRLDGTRRKGLIIVHTGAGKGKTTAALGLALRAVGHGWRVLMVQFIKGDWRYGELEAANRLAPSLTIRPMGEGFTWDTKNPERDAAKARECWEYGVKAARSGEYQMVIFDEINYALAYGYLPLDEVLAFLQTKPESLHVVLTGRDAPKELIDAADTVTEMREVKHAFHQGVKAQKGIEF from the coding sequence ATGGCCGGACCGCAGACCCCGCCCCGACTCGACGGCACCCGTCGCAAAGGGCTCATCATCGTCCATACCGGAGCCGGAAAGGGCAAGACCACCGCGGCCCTCGGGCTCGCGTTGCGGGCCGTGGGCCACGGCTGGCGCGTGTTGATGGTCCAGTTCATCAAGGGCGACTGGCGCTACGGCGAACTGGAGGCGGCCAACCGGCTCGCGCCGAGTTTGACGATTCGCCCCATGGGCGAGGGCTTCACGTGGGACACCAAGAACCCTGAACGGGACGCGGCCAAGGCGCGGGAGTGCTGGGAGTATGGAGTGAAGGCGGCCCGCTCCGGCGAGTATCAGATGGTGATCTTCGACGAGATCAACTACGCCCTCGCCTACGGCTATCTTCCCCTTGATGAGGTGCTCGCGTTTCTTCAGACCAAACCGGAGTCGCTCCACGTGGTCCTGACCGGACGGGACGCACCCAAGGAACTGATCGACGCGGCGGACACCGTGACCGAAATGCGCGAGGTGAAACACGCGTTCCACCAGGGGGTGAAGGCCCAGAAAGGCATCGAGTTTTAG
- a CDS encoding periplasmic heavy metal sensor, with protein MNRYGRTALAGAFAGVVAFGLVATGWAQPPGHPPMGGMGMGMGGAQGPGGGPGMGMMFSKSFLKDQLKLSDEQIDKFRKLRSEYEKESIKRGADLKVAEIELWDLMDKKDLTGDQIEKKVREVEGKRTDLRVYRFKQLMTVKTILTPEQFEKFRSMGMMMFGGAGRYGSGMGMGMGMRGGSGMMGHPGMGPGGGYRDYDYDDED; from the coding sequence ATGAACAGGTATGGTCGCACGGCGCTGGCCGGCGCGTTCGCGGGCGTGGTGGCATTCGGACTCGTAGCAACGGGATGGGCGCAGCCCCCCGGCCATCCGCCGATGGGCGGGATGGGCATGGGGATGGGCGGTGCGCAAGGGCCGGGTGGCGGGCCCGGCATGGGCATGATGTTTTCCAAATCCTTCCTGAAGGATCAATTGAAACTGTCCGATGAACAGATCGACAAGTTCAGGAAGCTGCGCAGCGAGTACGAAAAGGAGAGCATCAAGCGCGGCGCCGACCTCAAGGTCGCGGAGATCGAGCTCTGGGATCTGATGGACAAGAAGGACCTCACCGGCGACCAGATCGAAAAGAAGGTTCGCGAGGTCGAAGGGAAGAGAACCGACCTACGCGTATACCGTTTCAAACAATTGATGACCGTCAAGACGATCCTGACCCCGGAGCAGTTCGAGAAGTTTCGTTCCATGGGCATGATGATGTTCGGCGGCGCGGGCCGTTACGGGTCAGGCATGGGAATGGGCATGGGGATGAGGGGCGGTTCAGGAATGATGGGACATCCGGGCATGGGTCCCGGCGGGGGATACCGCGACTACGACTACGACGACGAGGACTGA
- a CDS encoding transketolase produces MNLKRSDLLAMLRHKAAVLRMESVRATSEAGSGHPSSCCSAADIVAALFFSVMRYDPKNPRHPGCDRFVLSKGHAAPLLYAAWAEAGLFDKADLLKLRTLASDLEGHPTPRLSFVDVATGSLGQGLPAGVGMALAAKRLDRSAARVYVLMGDGESVEGSVWEAAEIARHENLDNLCAIIDVNRLGQSDPTMLQHNMDGYRSRWVGFGWHAIVVDGHDPEALVAAFDEASSVKGRPTVLLARTLKGKGISFIEDRPDWHGKALKKGEELQRALDELSKGLNAQTPTPILRPLDGGNPRPTAKAVAPPAYKPTDSVATREAFGHALVALGDANPMAVALDADVKNSTFTEAFGKRFPERFFENFIAEQNMVGAAVGLSASGYIPFAATFACFLTRAYDFIRMAAISGANIKLMGSHAGVSIGEDGPSQMGLEDLAMMAAQPGVVVLYPADAYATYRLVEAAAAHRGLIYIRTGRPKCPILYGPEERFSIGGSKVLRHSATDRLTIAAAGVTVFEALKAYDQLKAGGINVRVMDLYSIVPIDRTALLDAARATGGKILTVEDHYAHGGLGDAVLGAVGGEGVRVQKLAVREVPHSGKPDELLDRYGISARAIIETVKRLI; encoded by the coding sequence ATCTGCTCGCCATGCTTCGCCACAAGGCTGCGGTGCTTCGGATGGAAAGCGTCCGCGCGACCAGTGAGGCGGGCAGCGGTCACCCGTCGAGTTGCTGTTCGGCCGCCGATATCGTAGCCGCATTGTTCTTCTCCGTCATGCGGTACGATCCGAAGAACCCCCGACACCCCGGCTGCGACCGCTTCGTGCTCTCGAAAGGTCATGCCGCGCCGCTCCTGTACGCGGCGTGGGCGGAAGCGGGCTTGTTCGACAAGGCCGACCTCCTGAAGCTGCGCACGCTGGCCTCGGACTTGGAGGGCCACCCGACGCCGCGCCTCTCGTTCGTGGATGTGGCGACCGGCTCGCTGGGGCAGGGCCTCCCGGCGGGTGTGGGCATGGCCTTGGCGGCCAAACGGCTGGATCGGTCGGCCGCGCGCGTCTATGTGCTGATGGGGGACGGCGAGTCCGTGGAAGGCTCGGTGTGGGAGGCCGCGGAGATCGCGCGACACGAGAACTTGGACAATCTGTGTGCGATCATCGACGTGAACCGTCTGGGACAAAGCGACCCCACGATGTTGCAGCACAACATGGACGGGTACCGCTCGCGGTGGGTGGGATTTGGTTGGCATGCGATCGTGGTGGACGGGCACGATCCGGAAGCCCTGGTCGCGGCCTTCGACGAAGCGTCATCCGTCAAGGGTCGCCCCACCGTGCTCCTGGCCCGCACATTGAAGGGGAAGGGGATTTCCTTTATCGAAGATCGTCCGGATTGGCACGGCAAGGCGCTCAAGAAGGGCGAAGAGTTGCAGCGAGCACTGGACGAATTATCCAAAGGGCTCAACGCCCAAACCCCCACGCCGATCCTGCGCCCCCTGGACGGGGGGAACCCCCGACCGACAGCCAAAGCGGTGGCGCCTCCCGCGTATAAACCCACGGACTCCGTGGCGACCCGCGAGGCGTTCGGCCACGCGCTCGTGGCGTTGGGCGACGCGAATCCAATGGCGGTGGCCCTTGACGCGGATGTGAAGAACTCGACGTTTACCGAAGCGTTCGGCAAACGGTTTCCCGAACGGTTTTTCGAGAACTTCATCGCCGAACAGAACATGGTGGGGGCTGCGGTGGGCTTGAGCGCCAGCGGCTATATCCCATTCGCCGCCACGTTTGCCTGTTTCCTGACTCGCGCCTACGACTTCATCCGCATGGCCGCCATCAGCGGCGCCAATATCAAACTCATGGGGTCCCACGCCGGCGTGAGTATCGGGGAAGACGGTCCCTCGCAAATGGGCCTGGAAGACCTGGCGATGATGGCGGCCCAGCCCGGCGTGGTGGTGTTGTACCCGGCGGATGCATATGCCACCTACCGCCTGGTTGAGGCGGCCGCGGCGCACCGCGGCCTGATCTACATCAGAACCGGCCGGCCCAAATGCCCCATCCTGTACGGTCCCGAGGAGCGTTTCTCGATCGGCGGGTCGAAAGTCTTGCGCCACAGCGCCACCGATCGCCTGACCATCGCGGCGGCGGGCGTCACCGTGTTCGAAGCGCTGAAGGCGTACGACCAGCTCAAGGCCGGCGGCATCAACGTCCGCGTTATGGACCTTTACAGCATCGTGCCGATCGACCGCACCGCGTTGTTGGACGCGGCGCGCGCCACCGGCGGAAAGATCCTCACGGTCGAAGATCACTATGCCCACGGAGGACTGGGGGACGCCGTACTGGGTGCGGTGGGGGGCGAGGGCGTTCGCGTGCAGAAACTGGCTGTGCGCGAAGTCCCGCACAGCGGGAAACCGGACGAGTTGCTCGATCGCTACGGCATCAGCGCTCGGGCGATCATCGAAACCGTCAAGCGGCTGATCTGA